A single Gemmatimonadales bacterium DNA region contains:
- the tyrS gene encoding tyrosine--tRNA ligase yields MPVFPPVNEQMDAIRRGAVEIIPEDDLARKLERSAKTGVPLNVKQGFDPTRPHLHLGYVVSLRKLRTFQELGHSVTFLVGDFTAMVGDPSGRSETRPPLTAAEVEANAATYREQALKMLDARGTTLRRNSEWHGAMSLRDALTRMAGHYTVARLLERDDFAKRYAAEAPITLAEFLYPLLQGYDSVALKADVELGGTDQKFNLLVGRTLMERLGLEPQVCLVMPLLRGTDGERKMSQSYDNYVGITEPPESQYGKTMSIPDTLLEEWTTLVSTAGSTGDLAAALARCRAEPYAAKRWLAADVVTQFHGAAAAVQAAAHFDRLFKAKQAPAERPHFAHGPASLAQVLKDIGFAASLGEARRMAAQGGVQLDGAKVEDANRVLEAGSYVVKYGKLKFADVVIGDGEK; encoded by the coding sequence GATGGACGCGATCCGCCGCGGCGCGGTGGAGATCATCCCCGAGGACGACCTCGCGCGCAAGCTGGAGCGCTCCGCGAAGACCGGCGTCCCGCTGAACGTCAAGCAGGGCTTCGACCCGACCCGGCCCCACCTGCATCTCGGTTACGTGGTCTCGCTCCGGAAGCTGCGCACGTTCCAGGAGCTCGGCCACAGCGTCACCTTCCTGGTGGGTGACTTCACCGCGATGGTCGGCGACCCCAGCGGTCGGAGCGAGACCCGCCCGCCGCTCACGGCGGCGGAGGTCGAGGCGAACGCCGCCACCTACCGCGAGCAGGCGCTCAAGATGCTCGATGCGCGCGGCACGACGCTGCGTCGCAACAGCGAATGGCACGGCGCGATGTCGCTCCGGGACGCGCTGACCCGGATGGCCGGCCACTACACCGTCGCGCGGCTGCTCGAGCGCGACGACTTCGCCAAGCGCTACGCGGCCGAGGCTCCGATCACGCTCGCGGAGTTCCTCTATCCGCTGCTGCAGGGCTACGACTCCGTGGCCCTCAAGGCCGACGTCGAGCTCGGCGGCACCGACCAGAAGTTCAACCTGCTGGTCGGCCGCACGCTAATGGAGCGCCTGGGCCTGGAGCCGCAGGTGTGCCTGGTGATGCCGCTGCTGCGCGGCACCGACGGCGAGCGGAAGATGTCCCAGTCGTACGACAACTACGTCGGCATCACCGAGCCGCCGGAGAGCCAGTACGGCAAGACGATGTCCATTCCGGACACGCTGCTCGAGGAGTGGACGACCCTGGTCTCCACCGCGGGCTCGACGGGCGATCTGGCCGCGGCGCTGGCGCGCTGCCGCGCGGAGCCGTATGCCGCCAAGCGGTGGCTCGCGGCCGACGTCGTGACGCAGTTCCACGGCGCCGCAGCGGCCGTGCAGGCGGCGGCGCACTTCGACCGGCTGTTCAAGGCCAAGCAGGCGCCGGCCGAGCGGCCGCACTTCGCACACGGTCCGGCATCGCTGGCCCAGGTGCTCAAGGACATCGGCTTCGCGGCTTCCCTCGGCGAGGCCCGCCGGATGGCGGCCCAGGGCGGCGTACAGCTCGACGGCGCGAAGGTCGAGGACGCGAACCGGGTGCTGGAGGCGGGGTCGTACGTGGTCAAGTACGGCAAGCTGAAGTTCGCGGACGTGGTGATCGGTGACGGTGAGAAGTGA
- a CDS encoding aminotransferase class V-fold PLP-dependent enzyme, which produces MTDIAPAPRLGELVRELRNREFPWTAETIYLAAASVGPLPERARLAIEAFNAKRTAPHLLPDRELNAVAAAARSAAAQLVHAEPEEIALVPNTSTGLQAAAGALPLGAGDVVLVSDREFPANVYPWLARRRNGVIVERVPVTPEGFPDEDRLVERVADPRVKVLAVSAVQFSNGYRADLARLGAACRAGGAWLVVDAIQALGAVPVDVRAVPVDLMACGGQKWLLGPWGSGFCYVRRDLVGRLVPPMSGWMSYRGMEDYSNLLSYDERLVDDARRFEAAGPATQDQLGLTASIGLLLELGVEAIAVYLRWLGEPVLAWAASRGVRISSPTDPRHRSQIVCLAPPDAREAHRRLRQAGVVSSLREGAIRLAPHCYNTIEEMEKVVEVLEGMMRER; this is translated from the coding sequence ATGACCGACATCGCGCCCGCGCCTCGGCTCGGCGAGCTCGTGCGCGAGCTCCGGAACCGCGAGTTCCCGTGGACCGCCGAGACCATCTACCTGGCGGCCGCCTCGGTCGGTCCGCTGCCCGAGCGCGCGCGGCTCGCGATCGAGGCGTTCAACGCCAAGCGCACCGCGCCCCACCTGCTGCCGGACCGCGAGCTGAACGCGGTGGCCGCCGCGGCCCGCAGCGCGGCCGCGCAGCTGGTGCACGCCGAGCCCGAGGAGATCGCGCTCGTCCCGAACACGTCCACGGGCCTCCAGGCCGCGGCCGGCGCGCTTCCGCTCGGCGCCGGCGACGTCGTGCTGGTGAGCGATCGCGAGTTCCCGGCGAACGTGTATCCCTGGCTGGCCCGGCGCCGGAACGGCGTGATCGTGGAGCGGGTGCCCGTGACGCCGGAGGGATTCCCCGACGAGGACCGGCTGGTCGAGCGCGTGGCGGACCCGCGCGTCAAGGTGCTCGCGGTCTCCGCCGTGCAGTTCTCCAACGGGTACCGGGCCGACCTGGCCCGCCTGGGCGCCGCCTGCCGGGCGGGCGGAGCCTGGCTGGTGGTGGATGCCATCCAGGCGCTCGGCGCCGTGCCGGTGGACGTGCGCGCGGTACCGGTGGACCTGATGGCCTGCGGTGGGCAGAAGTGGCTGCTGGGGCCCTGGGGCTCGGGGTTCTGCTACGTGCGCCGCGACCTGGTGGGCCGGTTGGTGCCGCCGATGTCCGGATGGATGTCCTATCGGGGCATGGAGGACTATTCCAACCTGCTGAGCTACGACGAGCGCCTGGTGGACGACGCGCGGCGGTTCGAGGCGGCGGGACCCGCGACCCAGGACCAGCTGGGCCTGACGGCCTCCATCGGGCTGCTGCTCGAGCTGGGCGTGGAGGCGATCGCGGTCTATCTCCGCTGGCTGGGGGAGCCGGTGCTGGCATGGGCGGCCAGCCGCGGCGTCCGGATCAGCTCGCCGACCGACCCGCGCCACCGCTCCCAGATCGTGTGCCTGGCGCCTCCCGACGCCCGGGAGGCGCACCGCCGCCTGCGGCAGGCCGGGGTCGTCTCGTCGCTGCGCGAGGGCGCGATCCGGCTGGCCCCGCACTGCTACAACACGATCGAGGAGATGGAGAAGGTGGTGGAGGTGCTGGAGGGGATGATGCGGGAGCGATGA